One Thermoanaerobacter pseudethanolicus ATCC 33223 DNA window includes the following coding sequences:
- a CDS encoding PTS sugar transporter subunit IIA, whose product MLINKNLVTLNLEAKNKEEAIIKLAELAQKEGKITSVEEYARSVLDREKAYTTGVGNGIAIPHGKSKAVKEAMIVFGKTTDGIEWDSLDGKPVNLIFLLGVPEENVDNVHLKILSQLSRKLMNDSFIEMLKKAVTVEEILNALSDIQVS is encoded by the coding sequence AAAATCTTGTCACACTAAATCTTGAGGCAAAAAACAAAGAAGAGGCAATTATAAAATTGGCGGAATTAGCGCAAAAAGAAGGGAAAATAACTTCTGTAGAGGAGTATGCGAGAAGTGTGCTTGATAGAGAAAAAGCATATACAACGGGGGTGGGGAATGGAATCGCAATACCACATGGAAAATCAAAAGCTGTAAAGGAGGCGATGATAGTATTTGGTAAAACAACTGATGGAATAGAATGGGATTCATTAGATGGCAAACCTGTCAATTTAATTTTTCTCTTAGGGGTGCCTGAAGAAAATGTGGATAATGTTCATCTTAAGATATTGTCACAGTTATCACGAAAATTAATGAATGATAGTTTTATTGAAATGCTAAAAAAAGCAGTAACTGTCGAGGAAATTTTAAATGCTTTAAGTGATATCCAAGTAAGTTAA
- the ptsP gene encoding phosphoenolpyruvate--protein phosphotransferase, which translates to MLKGVAASPGIAIGKVFLYTKEKAEINMKNIDESKVEYEIERFKKALEVTKEQIQKIKEDALKEFGKDKAEIFEAHLMLASDPELIEGVENMIKTELITADNAVNKVIEQNASVMESLDDEYLKERAADLRDVGSRIINNLLGVKNTSLSELDEQVIIIAKDLTPSDTATMKKEMVLGFATDIGGRTSHTAIMARSLEIPAVVGLGNVTTQVNNGNTVIVDGLEGVVIVNPDESTMNEYKTKKENYDKKVEKLKKLKDLPAITPDGKKVMLAANIGTPKDVKSALANGAEGVGLFRTEFLYMDRTTLPTEEEQFEAYKEVAEKMEGRPVTIRTLDIGGDKELPYLDMPKEMNPFLGYRAIRLCLDKTDIFKTQLRAILRASAYGNIHIMYPMISSIEDVRKANIVLNEVKAELDKEGIKYDKNIKVGIMVEIPSAAVTADILAKEVDFFSIGTNDLCQYTLAVDRMNEHVKDYYQPFNPAILRLIKFVIDAAHKEGKFAAMCGEMAGDPLATVILLGLGLDEFSMSATSIPTVKNIIRNVEYERAKEIAERVLNIAEAEKIQKMMEDIIKDIE; encoded by the coding sequence ATGCTAAAAGGAGTTGCGGCATCCCCAGGGATAGCGATTGGGAAGGTTTTCTTATATACTAAAGAAAAAGCAGAAATCAACATGAAAAACATAGATGAATCAAAAGTAGAGTACGAAATTGAAAGGTTTAAGAAAGCTTTAGAAGTGACGAAGGAGCAAATACAAAAAATTAAAGAAGATGCATTGAAAGAATTTGGGAAGGATAAGGCAGAAATTTTTGAGGCACATTTAATGCTAGCAAGTGACCCCGAACTTATTGAAGGGGTAGAAAACATGATAAAGACTGAACTTATAACTGCTGATAATGCTGTAAATAAAGTGATTGAACAAAATGCTTCTGTAATGGAGAGTCTAGATGATGAATATTTAAAAGAAAGAGCTGCAGATTTAAGAGATGTTGGAAGCCGTATAATAAATAACCTTTTAGGAGTAAAAAACACCAGCCTTTCTGAACTTGATGAACAAGTGATAATCATAGCCAAAGATTTAACCCCTTCTGATACCGCAACCATGAAAAAAGAAATGGTTTTGGGGTTTGCTACAGATATAGGTGGAAGAACTTCTCATACAGCTATAATGGCTCGTTCCCTAGAAATTCCTGCTGTAGTAGGATTGGGTAATGTTACCACCCAAGTTAATAATGGAAATACCGTAATAGTGGATGGGTTGGAAGGGGTTGTCATTGTAAATCCTGACGAAAGTACAATGAACGAGTATAAAACTAAAAAAGAGAATTATGATAAAAAGGTGGAGAAATTAAAGAAATTAAAAGATTTGCCTGCAATAACTCCCGATGGCAAAAAAGTCATGTTAGCGGCAAATATAGGAACTCCAAAAGATGTAAAAAGTGCACTGGCCAATGGAGCAGAAGGGGTTGGACTTTTTAGAACTGAATTCTTATACATGGATAGAACTACTCTTCCTACAGAAGAAGAGCAATTTGAAGCCTACAAAGAAGTTGCAGAAAAAATGGAAGGCCGGCCTGTTACTATAAGAACCTTAGATATAGGCGGAGATAAAGAGCTTCCTTATCTTGATATGCCTAAAGAGATGAATCCTTTTTTGGGATATAGGGCTATAAGGCTTTGCTTGGATAAGACAGACATATTTAAGACCCAATTACGAGCAATTTTAAGAGCAAGTGCTTATGGAAATATTCACATAATGTATCCTATGATATCTTCTATAGAAGATGTGAGAAAAGCAAATATCGTTTTAAACGAAGTAAAAGCTGAGCTTGATAAAGAAGGCATAAAATATGACAAAAACATAAAAGTAGGTATAATGGTAGAAATACCTTCTGCTGCAGTGACTGCAGACATATTAGCTAAAGAAGTGGACTTCTTTAGCATAGGAACTAATGACTTGTGCCAGTACACTCTCGCTGTTGACAGAATGAATGAACATGTAAAAGATTATTATCAGCCATTTAATCCAGCTATTTTAAGGCTTATAAAGTTTGTGATTGATGCGGCTCACAAAGAAGGAAAATTTGCAGCCATGTGCGGTGAAATGGCAGGAGATCCTTTAGCTACAGTTATATTGTTAGGACTTGGCTTAGACGAGTTTTCTATGAGTGCAACTTCTATACCTACAGTTAAAAATATCATCAGAAATGTGGAATATGAAAGAGCAAAAGAAATAGCGGAAAGGGTGCTAAATATTGCTGAGGCAGAAAAGATACAAAAAATGATGGAGGACATAATTAAAGACATTGAGTAA
- the fusA gene encoding elongation factor G — translation MKDYKTNQIRNVGLVSHGGAGKTTLTEAFLFNTKVIDRMGRVENGTTVSDYDPEEIARQISISTSVIPVEWRECKINILDMPGYFDFFGEVVSGLRVVDSVIIPVCAASGVEVGTEKVFNMAKKNKLPIIFFINKMDRENADYFKTLNQLMEKFGNKVIPLTFPIGSEQSFKGYVDVLTQKAYVYDEKGVKETEVPADLMDKVLSAKEELIENIAENDETLMEKYFGGEEFTQEEMKEGIKNSIRIGELMPVLCGSSLKNIGTDKLLDAIVEFLPSPLDIEREKASENGPVAAFVFKTIADPYVGRLSIFKVVSGTLTSDSTLLNSNKQMQEKISQLYILRGKKQMPVSKLVAGDIGAVAKLQYTMTGDTLCDPSKLVTLAPIDFPQPTLSLAIEPKSKGDEEKISNGLQRLQEEDPTFKVEKNLETGQMIVYGMGEQHIEVISKKLMNKFGVECTLTDPIVPYRETIKGKVKVEGKHKKQTGGHGQYGHVWIEFEPNPNSEFEFEDKIFGGAVPKQYIPAVEKGLRESMKEGVLARYPVVNIKATLVDGSYHPVDSSEMAFKIAASLAFKKGMEQANPVLLEPIMRVEVVVPEEYMGDIIGDLNKRRGRILGMESKDNLEVITAEVPLAEMNRYATDLRSLTQARGDFKMTFARYEEAPPNVAQKIIEERKKLKEKEE, via the coding sequence ATGAAGGATTACAAAACTAATCAAATAAGAAATGTAGGATTGGTTTCCCACGGTGGAGCCGGTAAAACTACATTAACTGAGGCATTCCTTTTCAACACAAAAGTCATTGATAGAATGGGGCGCGTAGAAAATGGCACTACTGTATCTGACTATGACCCAGAGGAAATTGCCAGGCAGATATCTATTTCCACATCAGTAATTCCAGTGGAGTGGAGAGAGTGTAAAATTAATATATTAGATATGCCAGGGTATTTTGATTTCTTTGGAGAAGTTGTAAGTGGCTTGCGGGTTGTAGACAGTGTTATAATACCTGTGTGTGCTGCTTCTGGTGTAGAAGTTGGAACTGAAAAAGTGTTTAATATGGCTAAAAAGAATAAGTTGCCTATTATATTTTTTATTAACAAAATGGATAGAGAAAATGCAGATTATTTTAAAACATTAAATCAATTGATGGAGAAATTTGGTAATAAGGTTATTCCTTTGACATTTCCTATTGGAAGCGAACAAAGTTTTAAAGGCTATGTAGATGTTCTTACTCAAAAAGCATACGTTTACGATGAAAAAGGGGTAAAGGAGACAGAAGTACCGGCAGATTTGATGGATAAAGTTTTATCGGCCAAAGAGGAATTGATTGAGAACATTGCTGAAAACGATGAAACTTTAATGGAAAAGTACTTTGGAGGAGAAGAATTTACACAAGAAGAAATGAAAGAAGGAATCAAAAACAGCATAAGAATTGGAGAGTTAATGCCTGTTTTATGCGGTTCAAGCCTTAAAAATATTGGAACAGATAAATTATTAGATGCTATTGTGGAATTTTTGCCATCACCTCTGGATATAGAAAGAGAAAAAGCTAGTGAAAATGGACCAGTAGCCGCATTTGTATTTAAAACTATAGCAGATCCTTATGTGGGCAGACTATCTATTTTTAAGGTTGTATCAGGTACTCTAACTTCTGATTCTACACTACTTAATTCAAATAAGCAGATGCAAGAAAAAATAAGCCAGCTTTACATTTTAAGAGGGAAAAAGCAGATGCCTGTATCTAAGTTAGTAGCAGGAGATATAGGAGCAGTTGCAAAGCTTCAATATACCATGACAGGAGATACTTTATGTGACCCTTCTAAACTTGTGACATTAGCACCTATCGATTTCCCACAGCCTACACTTTCACTTGCTATTGAACCTAAATCCAAAGGGGATGAGGAGAAAATTAGCAATGGGCTCCAAAGGTTGCAAGAGGAAGATCCGACTTTTAAAGTTGAAAAAAATTTAGAGACGGGTCAGATGATAGTTTACGGAATGGGAGAGCAGCATATAGAAGTAATTTCTAAAAAGTTGATGAACAAGTTTGGAGTAGAATGCACCTTGACAGACCCAATTGTACCCTATAGAGAGACGATAAAGGGTAAAGTCAAAGTAGAAGGAAAGCATAAAAAGCAGACAGGTGGACATGGACAATATGGTCATGTGTGGATTGAATTTGAGCCAAATCCCAACAGTGAATTTGAGTTTGAAGATAAAATCTTTGGTGGAGCTGTTCCTAAACAATATATTCCAGCAGTAGAAAAAGGCTTGAGAGAAAGTATGAAAGAAGGTGTGCTTGCTCGTTATCCTGTTGTAAACATTAAAGCTACTTTGGTAGATGGTTCCTACCATCCTGTTGATTCTTCTGAAATGGCTTTCAAAATTGCTGCATCTCTTGCTTTTAAAAAGGGAATGGAACAAGCAAATCCAGTTCTTTTAGAACCTATTATGAGAGTAGAAGTGGTGGTACCTGAAGAATACATGGGAGATATCATTGGGGATTTGAATAAGAGAAGAGGAAGAATTTTAGGCATGGAGTCAAAAGACAATTTAGAAGTAATCACAGCAGAAGTGCCTTTGGCTGAAATGAATAGATATGCGACAGATTTAAGGTCTTTGACACAAGCAAGAGGAGACTTCAAAATGACTTTTGCAAGATATGAAGAAGCTCCACCTAATGTGGCACAAAAGATAATAGAAGAAAGGAAGAAATTAAAAGAAAAAGAAGAATAA
- a CDS encoding protein arginine kinase gives MLQYDKDVVLSSRIRLARNIKDIPFPTIMTEEQGRKVIDLVRKAILGSNTILSTQFVEYDMKKLTPIDRQSLVEKHLISPDLSQNTKSGYALIKDDNTVSIMVNEEDHLRIQCILEGLRLNESWDTADKIDDLIEETIDYAYDEKIGYLTSCPTNVGTGIRASVMVHLPALTITGQISNILNSVSKIGMAVRGIYGEGTQALGDIYQISNQVTLGQSEREIIENIQGVARQIISSERKAREDLYKKQRIQIEDRVGRAFGILSHAKVMSTKEYMTLMSDVRLGAILGILDVDINKIDVLTTHIQPANLQKIYGIQLDPYERDVKRAEYVVSQINKKDNL, from the coding sequence ATGCTACAGTACGATAAAGATGTGGTATTGTCCAGTAGAATTAGACTTGCTCGGAATATAAAAGATATTCCTTTCCCTACTATTATGACAGAAGAGCAGGGACGAAAGGTTATAGATTTGGTTAGAAAGGCTATATTAGGTAGTAATACTATTTTATCTACCCAATTTGTAGAATATGATATGAAGAAATTGACTCCTATTGACAGGCAATCACTTGTAGAAAAGCACCTTATAAGCCCTGACCTTTCACAGAATACAAAGAGTGGTTATGCTCTTATAAAAGATGACAATACAGTAAGTATAATGGTCAATGAAGAGGATCATCTTAGAATACAATGTATATTAGAAGGATTAAGGCTTAATGAAAGCTGGGATACTGCCGATAAAATTGACGATTTGATTGAAGAAACTATCGACTATGCCTATGATGAAAAGATAGGTTATTTGACTTCTTGTCCTACTAACGTAGGAACAGGGATACGAGCCTCAGTCATGGTTCATCTTCCAGCTCTTACTATCACTGGGCAAATAAGCAATATTTTAAACTCTGTTTCTAAAATAGGTATGGCAGTGAGAGGGATATACGGTGAAGGTACTCAAGCTTTAGGAGATATTTATCAAATTTCTAATCAAGTCACTCTTGGCCAAAGCGAAAGAGAAATAATTGAAAATATTCAAGGAGTAGCAAGACAAATTATCTCTAGCGAAAGAAAAGCTAGAGAGGATTTATACAAAAAACAAAGAATTCAAATAGAAGATAGAGTAGGAAGGGCTTTTGGAATTTTATCTCATGCAAAAGTGATGTCTACAAAGGAATACATGACTTTAATGTCTGACGTGAGATTAGGAGCAATTTTAGGAATATTAGATGTGGATATAAATAAAATTGATGTTCTCACTACACATATACAACCAGCTAATTTACAAAAAATTTATGGCATTCAATTAGACCCCTATGAGAGAGATGTTAAAAGGGCAGAATATGTAGTAAGTCAAATAAACAAAAAAGATAATTTATAG
- a CDS encoding PTS fructose transporter subunit IIB, with the protein MKIVAVTACPTGIAHTYMAAEALENAAKKLGHKIKVETQGSIGIENKITQKEVDEADLVIFAADVAVKEESRFKDKPIYKVEAQKAIKNAKAVIEEALKLVNK; encoded by the coding sequence ATGAAAATAGTTGCAGTTACAGCTTGTCCTACAGGTATTGCTCATACCTATATGGCGGCTGAAGCATTAGAGAATGCAGCAAAAAAACTTGGGCACAAAATTAAAGTTGAAACGCAAGGTTCAATTGGCATAGAGAATAAAATAACTCAGAAGGAAGTTGATGAAGCAGATCTTGTTATTTTCGCAGCAGATGTAGCAGTTAAAGAAGAATCTCGATTTAAAGATAAGCCCATCTATAAAGTTGAAGCTCAAAAAGCTATAAAAAACGCTAAAGCTGTTATTGAAGAAGCATTAAAATTGGTTAATAAATAA
- a CDS encoding PTS fructose transporter subunit IIC: MKEELKRIREYLMTGVSYMIPIVVIGGVLIAFSIALSGVQAGKGAVVTNPVLKSMMDIGTASFSMMVPVLAGFIAFGIADRPGLAPGLVGGVLANQLKAGFLGGIIAGFIAGYVARWIKSWRVPKNLRPIMPIFVIPLLSALIVGFLMIYILGNPISSAMTAMTNWLKSMSTGNAVILAMIMGAMIAFDMGGPVNKVAFLFAAAMIGEGVYTIMGPVAVAICIPPLGMGVATLLAPNKYTKAEKEAGYGALAMGMIGITEGAIPFAAADPLRVIPSIMVGSSIGAAIAAIGKVGDHAPHGGPIVLPVVDNKIMFIVAVLIGIAVTALMVNALKKPVIEEVEDESEVAE; this comes from the coding sequence ATGAAGGAAGAATTAAAAAGGATTAGAGAATATTTAATGACAGGCGTATCTTACATGATACCTATAGTTGTCATAGGTGGTGTTTTAATAGCTTTTTCAATTGCATTAAGTGGTGTGCAGGCGGGTAAAGGTGCAGTTGTTACAAATCCAGTGTTAAAAAGTATGATGGATATTGGTACAGCTTCTTTTTCAATGATGGTGCCAGTTCTTGCAGGATTTATAGCTTTTGGAATAGCTGATAGACCTGGACTTGCTCCTGGACTTGTTGGTGGAGTACTTGCAAACCAGTTGAAGGCAGGTTTTTTAGGTGGAATTATTGCAGGTTTTATCGCAGGATATGTTGCAAGGTGGATAAAGAGTTGGAGAGTTCCTAAGAATTTAAGACCTATAATGCCAATTTTTGTAATCCCGTTGTTATCAGCACTTATTGTAGGTTTTCTTATGATATATATACTCGGTAATCCTATAAGCAGTGCAATGACAGCTATGACAAATTGGTTAAAATCCATGAGTACAGGAAATGCTGTGATTTTAGCAATGATAATGGGTGCGATGATAGCTTTTGATATGGGGGGGCCTGTAAACAAAGTTGCATTCTTATTTGCTGCAGCAATGATAGGAGAAGGCGTATATACAATTATGGGACCAGTAGCAGTAGCAATATGCATTCCCCCGCTTGGGATGGGTGTTGCTACATTGTTAGCACCCAACAAGTACACTAAAGCAGAAAAGGAAGCAGGGTATGGTGCACTTGCAATGGGGATGATTGGTATCACAGAAGGTGCTATACCTTTTGCTGCAGCCGATCCATTAAGAGTAATACCATCTATAATGGTAGGCTCATCTATAGGTGCTGCGATAGCAGCAATAGGGAAGGTTGGAGACCATGCACCACATGGTGGACCTATTGTGTTACCAGTTGTAGATAATAAAATCATGTTTATAGTAGCTGTACTAATAGGTATTGCGGTTACTGCATTAATGGTAAATGCATTAAAAAAACCTGTTATTGAAGAAGTTGAAGATGAAAGTGAAGTTGCTGAGTAA
- a CDS encoding CtsR family transcriptional regulator, producing MAMARLSDLIENFIKELMEEAGKHYVEIQRNELANVFNCAPSQINYVLETRFTIDRGYIIESKRGGGGYIKIYKTSISNNWINKIIENIGDNISESKARYYIDALLDHNIITSREAALMKAVVNDKILSFSQEDKNMLRALLLKAMLMEIARNK from the coding sequence ATGGCGATGGCAAGGCTTAGTGATTTGATTGAAAATTTTATAAAAGAGCTAATGGAAGAGGCTGGTAAGCATTATGTAGAAATTCAAAGAAATGAATTAGCAAATGTTTTTAATTGTGCGCCATCTCAAATAAACTATGTGTTAGAGACGCGTTTTACTATTGACAGAGGATACATCATAGAAAGTAAAAGAGGCGGCGGAGGTTATATAAAAATTTATAAAACTTCTATATCAAACAATTGGATAAATAAAATAATAGAAAACATAGGGGATAATATTTCTGAGAGTAAAGCTAGATACTACATTGATGCTCTTTTAGACCACAATATTATAACTTCAAGGGAAGCAGCTTTGATGAAAGCTGTAGTTAATGATAAAATTCTTTCTTTTTCTCAGGAAGATAAGAATATGTTGCGAGCATTACTACTTAAGGCAATGCTTATGGAAATTGCTCGCAACAAGTAA
- a CDS encoding UvrB/UvrC motif-containing protein, with product MMCDKCKIRPATVHYTKIVNGVKTEMHLCDQCAAEEGILNTEVFSTFTPFSVQNLLSGLMDFLPGVDDFTKKTLKCSHCGMTYEDFKKIGRLGCSFCYDAFAEELNPLMRRIHGSTEHRGKIPKKAGGKMRVKREIEELKYQLEKAIKEEAYEKAAELRDKIRELEKELGK from the coding sequence ATGATGTGTGATAAATGCAAAATAAGGCCTGCTACAGTTCATTACACTAAAATAGTAAACGGAGTAAAAACTGAAATGCATTTGTGTGACCAGTGCGCAGCAGAAGAGGGAATTTTAAATACAGAAGTTTTTTCAACTTTTACACCTTTTTCAGTTCAAAATTTATTGTCAGGGTTAATGGACTTTTTGCCTGGAGTAGATGACTTTACAAAAAAAACTTTGAAATGCAGTCACTGTGGTATGACTTACGAAGATTTCAAAAAAATTGGAAGATTAGGTTGTAGTTTCTGCTATGATGCTTTTGCTGAAGAATTAAATCCTCTTATGAGGAGAATACACGGCAGTACAGAACACAGAGGGAAAATTCCTAAAAAAGCTGGCGGTAAAATGAGAGTAAAAAGAGAAATTGAGGAGTTGAAATATCAATTGGAAAAAGCTATTAAAGAAGAAGCTTATGAAAAAGCAGCAGAATTAAGGGATAAAATCAGAGAATTGGAGAAAGAATTAGGAAAGTAG
- a CDS encoding NAD(P)-dependent malic enzyme — protein sequence MNIREETLKLHKENRGKLEIISKVEVKNDKDLALAYTPGVAEPCKEIHKNSDLVYEYTTKSHMIAVVTDGSAVLGLGNIGPYAALPVMEGKAVLFKEFGGVDAVPICLATQDVEEIIKTVVNISPAFGGINLEDISAPRCFEIERKLDEILDIPVFHDDQHGTAVVTLAALINALKIVEKELKEVTAVVNGAGAAGIAIAKFLIKADIKDVIVCDRSGIIYEGREDEDFSKKEIAKISNKGRLKGLLKDALKGADVFIGVSAPNVLNKEMIKTMAKKPIVFALANPVPEIYPDEAKEAGAYVVGTGRSDFPNQINNVLAFPGIFRGALEVRATTINEEMKISAAYSIAQTISENELTPEYIIPKPFDKRVLKNVAIAVAKAAIDTDVARINVDLKEIEKSLSE from the coding sequence ATGAATATAAGAGAAGAAACTTTAAAACTTCACAAAGAAAATAGAGGCAAACTTGAAATTATAAGCAAAGTAGAAGTGAAAAATGACAAAGATTTAGCTTTAGCCTATACCCCAGGTGTTGCAGAGCCTTGTAAGGAGATACATAAAAATAGTGATTTAGTATATGAATATACTACAAAGAGCCACATGATTGCGGTTGTGACAGATGGTTCAGCTGTTTTAGGTTTAGGAAACATAGGGCCCTACGCAGCACTACCTGTTATGGAAGGAAAAGCAGTTTTATTTAAAGAATTTGGAGGCGTTGATGCAGTACCTATATGTCTTGCTACTCAAGATGTTGAAGAAATTATAAAAACTGTGGTGAATATTTCACCTGCTTTTGGAGGTATAAATCTTGAAGATATTTCTGCTCCTCGTTGTTTTGAAATAGAAAGAAAGTTGGACGAAATTTTGGATATACCTGTATTTCATGATGACCAGCATGGAACGGCAGTTGTAACTTTGGCTGCTTTAATAAATGCTTTAAAAATTGTAGAAAAGGAATTAAAAGAAGTTACTGCCGTTGTAAATGGAGCTGGAGCGGCAGGGATTGCTATTGCTAAATTTTTAATAAAAGCGGATATAAAAGATGTAATAGTTTGCGATAGAAGTGGTATCATATATGAAGGAAGAGAAGATGAAGACTTCTCTAAAAAAGAGATTGCAAAAATATCAAATAAAGGAAGATTAAAAGGGCTTTTAAAAGATGCTTTAAAAGGAGCAGATGTGTTTATTGGAGTATCAGCACCTAATGTATTAAATAAAGAAATGATAAAAACAATGGCAAAAAAACCAATAGTTTTCGCATTAGCTAATCCAGTGCCTGAGATATATCCTGATGAAGCAAAAGAGGCAGGAGCTTATGTAGTAGGTACTGGCAGATCTGATTTTCCAAACCAAATAAATAATGTGTTAGCTTTTCCGGGTATATTTAGAGGGGCATTAGAAGTTAGGGCTACTACAATTAATGAAGAGATGAAAATTAGTGCTGCGTATTCTATTGCCCAGACTATTTCAGAAAATGAACTTACTCCGGAATATATAATTCCAAAGCCTTTTGATAAAAGAGTTCTTAAAAATGTAGCAATAGCAGTTGCAAAAGCAGCAATAGACACGGATGTAGCTAGAATAAATGTGGATTTAAAAGAGATTGAGAAGAGTTTAAGTGAATAA